A single genomic interval of Theropithecus gelada isolate Dixy chromosome 16, Tgel_1.0, whole genome shotgun sequence harbors:
- the RNFT1 gene encoding E3 ubiquitin-protein ligase RNFT1, with translation MPLFLLSLPTPPSASGHERRQSPEAKTSGSEKKYLRAMQANRSQLHSPPGTGSSEDASTPQCVHTRLTGEGSCLHSGDVHIQINSIPKECAENTGSRNTRSGVHSCAHGCVHSRLRGHSHSEARLPDDTAAESGDHGSSSFSEFRYLFKWLQKSLPYILILSVKLVMQHITGISLGIGLLTTFMYANKSIVNQVFLRERSSKIQCAWLLVFLAGSSVLLYYTFHSQSLYYSLIFLNPTLDHLSFWEVLWIVGITDFILKFFFMGLKCLILLVPSFIMPFKSKGYWYMLLEELCQYYRTFVPIPVWFRYLISYGEFANVTRWSLGILLALLYLVLKLLEFFGHLRTFRQVLRIFFTQPSYGVAASKRQCSDVDDICSICQAEFQKPVLLICQHIFCEECITLWFNREKTCPLCRTVISDHINKWKDGATSSHLQIY, from the exons ATGCCGCTGTTCTTGCTGTCGCTCCCGACACCTCCGTCAGCTTCTGGTCATGAGAG gAGACAGAGCCCTGAAGCAAAGACATCTGGGTCAGAGAAAAAGTATTTAAGGGCCATGCAAGCCAATCGTAGCCAACTGCACAGTCCTCCAGGAACTGGAAGCAGTGAGGATGCTTCAACCCCTCAGTGTGTCCACACAAGATTGACAGGAGAAGGGTCTTGTCTTCATTCTGGAGATGTTCATATCCAGATAAACTCTATACCTAAAGAATGTGCAGAAAATACAGGCTCCAGAAATACAAGGTCAGGTGTCCATAGCTGTGCCCATGGATGCGTACACAGTCGCTTACGGGGTCACTCCCACAGTGAAGCAAGGCTGCCTGATGATACTGCCGCAGAATCTGGAGATCATGGTAGTAGCTCCTTCTCAGAATTCCGCTATCTCTTCAAGTGGTTGCAAAAAAGTCTTCCATATATTTTGATTCTGAGTGTCAAACTTGTTATGCAGCATATAACAG GAATTTCTCTTGGAATTGGGCTGCTAACAACTTTTATGTATGCAAACAAAAGCATTGTAAATCAGGTTTTTCTAAGA GAAAGGTCCTCAAAGATTCAGTGTGCTTGGTTACTGGTATTCTTAGCAGGatcttctgttcttttatattacaCCTTTCATTCTCAGTCACTTTATTACAG cttaatttttttaaatcctacttTGGACCATTTGAGCTTCTGGGAAGTACTTTGgattgttggaattacagacttcattctgaaattctttttcaTGGGCTTAAAATGCCTTATTTTATTGGTGCCTTCTTTCATCATGCCTTTTAAATCTAAG ggTTACTGGTACATGCTTTTAGAAGAATTATGTCAATACTACCGAACTTTTGTTCCCATACCAGTTTGGTTTCGCTATCTTATAAGCTATGGGGAGTTTGCTAACGTAACTAGATGGAGTCTTGGGATATTGCTGGCTTTACTCTACCTCGTACTAAAA CTTTTGGAATTTTTTGGGCATCTGAGAACTTTCAGACAGGTTTTACGAATATTTTTTACACAACCA AGTTATGGAGTGGCTGCCAGCAAGAGACAGTGTTCAGATGTGGATGATATTTGTTCAATATGTCAAGCTGAATTTCAGAAGCCAGTTCTTCTCATCTGTcag CATATATTTTGTGAAGAGTGCATTACCTTATGGTTTAACAGAGAGAAAACATGTCCACTCTGCAGAACTGTGATTTCAGAccatataaacaaatggaaagatggaGCCACTTCATCACACCTTCAAATATATTAA